The following proteins come from a genomic window of Paramicrobacterium humi:
- a CDS encoding GntR family transcriptional regulator, translated as MDNADQYSTKSDFAYAVIRNRILAHEYVPGATINQATLAKEIGISTTPLREALRRLKQEGLVELDAHRDAYVTKLSVEEARDLLELRLALDPLAAALAAERRTREDIAEIRRSSEVNALSNQPTVVDLVAHRRFHRAIYVASHNDVLIATLDGLWDKADRYRLVGLREGRDQPERDKKNEEHQQLVLAVIAGNPDEAAAVMRAHISDSLGARAAWFMERNSTSV; from the coding sequence ATGGACAATGCAGATCAGTACTCCACGAAGAGCGATTTCGCGTACGCCGTCATTCGGAACCGAATCCTGGCGCACGAGTACGTTCCGGGCGCCACGATCAACCAAGCGACCCTGGCCAAGGAGATCGGAATCAGCACGACTCCCCTCCGCGAGGCGCTGCGCCGGCTCAAACAAGAAGGTCTTGTCGAGCTTGATGCCCACAGAGACGCGTATGTGACGAAGCTCAGCGTCGAGGAGGCTCGGGACCTTCTCGAGCTCCGACTCGCTCTCGACCCGCTCGCCGCGGCACTCGCCGCCGAGCGCCGCACTCGGGAGGACATCGCCGAGATTCGCCGATCCTCCGAGGTGAACGCCCTATCGAACCAGCCGACGGTCGTCGATCTCGTCGCCCACCGTCGTTTCCACCGCGCCATCTACGTCGCCTCGCACAATGACGTGCTCATCGCAACGCTCGACGGACTCTGGGACAAAGCGGACCGGTATCGGCTCGTGGGCCTGCGCGAGGGACGCGACCAGCCCGAGCGCGACAAGAAGAACGAGGAGCATCAGCAACTCGTACTGGCTGTCATCGCGGGGAACCCCGATGAAGCGGCGGCCGTGATGCGTGCCCACATCTCCGACAGTCTCGGCGCGCGGGCCGCATGGTTCATGGAACGCAACAGCACTTCGGTGTGA
- a CDS encoding ABC transporter substrate-binding protein, whose product MTVASAALFAVVAALTGCSGGSGGGGQAPENKITEGEWPSYYPKDYGDLVDAAKDEGGELTIYSNTDQENWAPIFRDFKKKYPFITKISANNLDSDEVFQRQLSEMATGNAPADLLVSNAVQAWAKYAEQPDTLMDYKSPELSELPDFAELSPNIFAMSLDPVTISYNTSLFDEAPTGIASLAKIVSADPDKFKGKITTRDVNGAYGFTVSHAFTEGNPDSWDSLEQILPLARPESSSGTQVEKILSGEYAAGFFISTAPAYPMQEKSGGLFDLVFPDDGTVVLGRGIGITPKAPHAATAKLFIDFVLSEEGQNAVAEGGLSSYRDSVKLTEGRHTYQEVVDAVGEDAIIRVPYKVTSDDDVKAFVDRWDGLLGK is encoded by the coding sequence GTGACGGTTGCGTCCGCTGCCCTCTTCGCCGTCGTGGCGGCCCTGACGGGCTGTTCCGGCGGCTCGGGGGGAGGCGGTCAGGCCCCCGAGAACAAGATCACGGAAGGCGAGTGGCCGAGCTATTACCCCAAGGACTACGGTGACCTCGTCGACGCGGCCAAGGACGAGGGCGGCGAGCTCACGATCTACTCGAACACCGACCAGGAGAACTGGGCGCCGATCTTCCGTGACTTCAAGAAGAAGTACCCCTTCATCACGAAGATCTCGGCGAACAACCTCGACAGCGACGAGGTCTTCCAGCGGCAGCTCAGCGAAATGGCGACGGGCAACGCGCCCGCCGACCTGCTCGTCTCGAACGCCGTGCAGGCGTGGGCGAAGTACGCTGAGCAGCCGGACACGCTCATGGATTACAAGTCGCCAGAGCTCAGCGAGCTGCCCGACTTCGCCGAACTGAGCCCGAACATCTTCGCGATGTCGCTCGACCCCGTGACGATCTCGTACAATACGTCGCTGTTCGACGAAGCGCCGACCGGGATCGCTTCGCTCGCGAAGATCGTCTCCGCCGACCCCGACAAGTTCAAGGGCAAGATCACGACGCGCGATGTCAACGGCGCGTACGGTTTCACCGTCTCCCACGCCTTCACGGAAGGCAACCCGGACTCGTGGGATTCGCTCGAGCAGATCCTGCCGCTCGCGCGCCCCGAGAGCTCCTCGGGAACCCAGGTCGAGAAGATCCTCTCCGGCGAGTATGCGGCGGGCTTCTTCATCAGCACGGCGCCGGCATACCCCATGCAGGAGAAGAGCGGCGGACTGTTCGATCTCGTCTTCCCCGATGACGGCACTGTCGTGCTCGGCCGCGGAATCGGCATCACCCCGAAGGCGCCGCACGCAGCGACGGCGAAGCTCTTCATCGACTTCGTCCTCTCGGAGGAAGGCCAGAACGCGGTCGCCGAAGGCGGGCTGAGCTCCTACCGTGACAGCGTCAAGCTGACCGAAGGACGCCACACCTACCAGGAAGTCGTGGATGCCGTGGGTGAAGACGCCATCATCCGAGTTCCCTACAAGGTGACCTCTGACGACGATGTGAAGGCGTTCGTCGATCGGTGGGACGGGCTGCTCGGAAAGTAA
- a CDS encoding ABC transporter permease, with the protein MSLLTTSRQSADAVQKPTLPAPKYRKIFGVGRARLLQYAVFIVIGLFVVAPIVPILYQSVQDRPLYRAGGLFTVDNYVHLFTDAGFGQVILNTALFAVMTTILALLIAVPMAVLVVRTKLPFGTVLAGSMQWPFFVSSLILGFGWITLYGPAGFISVAVKGVIGTVPWNLYSIPGMAVTEAVGLAPIAYVFCANALRQSDPSLESAARVCGSGPFRILLRVIVPMLRPPIVYAAILVFSMSIETLSVPLLYGTPVRIEVFSTFLYTNGLQSISPDYGVLGAASTIILAATIATVMIQAKVLKNAQRFISVRGKAVRPNKLDLGWLKWPVAVAIVFYVVFGAALPILGLVFRSFTFVFTPLQSPFKTLTMANYERIFTYQSYIQSITNSVTIAVVGAVLVSFLALLAVIVARRSTFRFARAVEYLSLAPQAIPGIIVSIGFFWAFALMPWNLGGLVQGTLAAVIIAFGLRALPTAFGSISPALMQIASELDNAGRVSGADWIGVFTRILRKLLLPAFIGSMILVFVTMLKEYSAALFLSSADSNVIGTTMLELWVQGNTGSVAALATIQIAITAVVVGIASLFMKGHRDA; encoded by the coding sequence ATGTCTCTTCTCACAACGTCTCGGCAGAGCGCTGACGCTGTGCAGAAGCCGACGCTGCCGGCGCCGAAGTATCGCAAGATCTTCGGCGTCGGCCGAGCCCGGCTGCTGCAGTACGCCGTCTTCATCGTCATCGGCCTCTTCGTGGTCGCGCCCATCGTGCCGATCCTCTACCAGTCCGTGCAGGACAGGCCGCTGTACCGGGCGGGCGGACTGTTCACAGTCGACAACTACGTCCATCTCTTCACGGATGCGGGCTTCGGCCAGGTCATCCTCAACACGGCGCTCTTCGCCGTCATGACGACGATCCTCGCTCTGCTCATCGCGGTGCCCATGGCCGTGCTCGTCGTGCGGACGAAGCTGCCGTTCGGAACCGTGCTCGCGGGCTCCATGCAGTGGCCGTTCTTCGTCTCCTCGCTGATTCTCGGCTTCGGCTGGATCACGCTCTACGGTCCCGCCGGCTTCATCAGCGTCGCCGTCAAGGGCGTGATCGGCACCGTTCCCTGGAACCTGTACTCGATTCCCGGCATGGCCGTGACGGAGGCCGTGGGGCTCGCGCCCATCGCCTACGTGTTCTGCGCGAACGCGCTTCGCCAGTCCGATCCGTCGCTCGAGTCCGCAGCGCGCGTGTGCGGATCCGGCCCGTTCCGGATTCTCCTGCGCGTCATCGTGCCGATGCTGCGGCCGCCGATCGTGTACGCCGCCATTCTCGTCTTCAGCATGTCGATCGAGACGCTCAGCGTGCCTCTGCTCTACGGCACGCCCGTGCGCATCGAAGTTTTCTCAACCTTCCTCTACACCAACGGCCTGCAGTCCATCTCACCCGACTACGGCGTGCTGGGAGCGGCGTCGACGATCATCCTCGCCGCGACCATCGCGACAGTGATGATCCAGGCGAAGGTACTCAAGAACGCCCAGAGATTCATCTCCGTTCGCGGCAAGGCGGTGCGCCCGAACAAACTCGACCTCGGCTGGCTCAAATGGCCGGTCGCCGTCGCGATCGTGTTCTACGTCGTGTTCGGCGCCGCGCTGCCGATCCTCGGCCTCGTGTTCCGCTCGTTCACGTTCGTGTTCACGCCGTTGCAGAGCCCGTTCAAGACCCTGACGATGGCGAACTACGAGCGCATCTTCACGTACCAGTCCTACATCCAGTCGATAACGAACAGCGTCACGATCGCCGTCGTGGGCGCGGTTCTCGTGAGCTTCCTCGCGCTGCTCGCCGTCATCGTGGCGCGCCGATCGACGTTCCGCTTCGCGCGCGCCGTCGAGTACTTGTCGCTCGCGCCGCAGGCGATCCCCGGAATCATCGTCAGCATCGGGTTCTTCTGGGCGTTCGCACTCATGCCGTGGAACCTCGGCGGACTCGTGCAGGGCACGCTCGCCGCGGTGATCATCGCGTTCGGGCTGCGTGCGCTGCCCACCGCGTTCGGCTCGATCTCGCCCGCGCTCATGCAGATCGCGAGCGAGCTCGACAACGCGGGGCGTGTCTCCGGCGCTGACTGGATCGGCGTATTCACTCGCATCCTGCGGAAGCTGCTGCTTCCCGCGTTCATCGGCTCGATGATCCTCGTCTTCGTCACGATGCTCAAGGAATACTCCGCCGCGCTGTTCCTGTCCTCCGCCGACAGCAACGTCATCGGCACGACGATGCTCGAGCTGTGGGTCCAGGGCAACACCGGATCCGTCGCCGCTCTCGCAACTATCCAGATCGCGATCACCGCCGTCGTCGTCGGAATCGCAAGCCTCTTCATGAAGGGACACCGAGATGCCTGA
- a CDS encoding isocitrate/isopropylmalate dehydrogenase family protein — MTTTKDTPRRLGLLLGDGIGPEIVPAARLCVDAAIAASGAPAVEWAEFPLGADAIRTHGTPVPDETLAGLDTVDAWLLGPHDSVSYPEPHRSRLNPSGTLRKHFDLFANIRPARVFAGAASVVDDADLVIVRENTEGFYADRNTFAGTGEFMPTPDVAIAHGIVTRVASERIAREAFELAMRRRKHVTIVHKANVLMLTTGLFRDACRSVAKDYPEVTVDDFHIDAMTVHLVRRAKDFDVIVTENMFGDILSDLTGALAGSLGIAPSVNSSATHAMAQAAHGSAPDIAGRDIANPIAMILSSAMVLDWLSGRANDPRLNEAARRIEDGVNAAVLAGRATPDFGGTDGTASFADAVAEQIASA; from the coding sequence ATGACCACAACGAAGGACACACCCCGCCGGCTCGGCCTGCTGCTCGGAGACGGCATCGGACCCGAGATCGTTCCGGCCGCACGATTGTGCGTGGATGCCGCCATCGCGGCATCCGGAGCGCCCGCCGTCGAGTGGGCGGAGTTCCCCCTCGGCGCGGACGCCATCCGCACGCACGGCACGCCCGTTCCCGACGAAACCCTCGCCGGCCTCGACACCGTGGACGCGTGGCTGCTCGGGCCTCACGACAGCGTGTCGTACCCGGAGCCGCACCGCTCGCGCCTCAACCCGAGCGGGACGCTGCGCAAGCACTTCGACCTCTTCGCGAACATCCGCCCCGCGCGGGTCTTCGCGGGAGCGGCATCCGTCGTCGACGACGCCGACCTCGTGATCGTGCGCGAGAACACGGAGGGGTTCTACGCCGACCGCAACACCTTCGCGGGGACGGGCGAGTTCATGCCGACTCCCGACGTCGCCATCGCGCACGGCATCGTCACGCGGGTCGCGTCCGAGCGGATCGCCCGGGAGGCGTTCGAGCTCGCGATGCGCCGGCGCAAGCACGTCACCATCGTGCACAAGGCGAACGTGCTCATGCTCACGACCGGACTGTTTCGGGACGCGTGCCGCAGCGTCGCGAAGGACTACCCCGAGGTCACCGTCGACGACTTCCACATCGACGCCATGACCGTGCACCTCGTGCGTCGCGCGAAGGACTTCGACGTGATCGTGACGGAGAACATGTTCGGCGACATCCTCTCCGACCTCACGGGAGCGCTCGCCGGATCGCTCGGCATCGCCCCGTCGGTGAACAGCTCGGCGACGCACGCGATGGCGCAGGCGGCGCACGGCTCCGCGCCCGACATCGCCGGTCGCGACATTGCCAACCCGATAGCGATGATCCTCTCAAGCGCCATGGTGCTCGACTGGCTCAGCGGACGCGCGAACGACCCGCGCCTGAACGAGGCCGCGCGCCGCATCGAGGACGGCGTGAACGCCGCCGTGCTCGCGGGGCGCGCCACTCCCGACTTCGGTGGAACCGACGGCACGGCCTCGTTCGCCGACGCGGTCGCCGAACAGATCGCGAGCGCCTGA
- a CDS encoding Ldh family oxidoreductase has product MPGVVVDGTRLTGFGARVLEAHGVPANDARLVSESLVAADSWGHPSHGMLRLEWYVARLRSGAMSAVTEVATLVDSGAIAVVDGQDGIGQVITNTACESAVARASAHGIGAVAVRNSNHFGTAAYWTRRMAEAGFIGILTTNGSPAMAPWGGKEKTVGANPWSIATPGGENGPLVLDIANTSVARGKIYAAKQRGEDIPADWAIDAQGRPTTDAQAAIEGILAPVGGHKGYGISFMMDVLSGVLTGSRFSTGVVGPYVPDERSGCGHLVIALDVSAFMGLDEFRARVAELIAQTKSVPRAAGVAEIFVPGEIEARAEERSRTVGVTLPQKTADDLARLARECGVTAPWEREAQTAC; this is encoded by the coding sequence ATGCCGGGGGTCGTCGTCGACGGAACCCGGCTGACGGGGTTCGGCGCGCGCGTGCTGGAAGCGCACGGCGTGCCGGCGAACGATGCCCGGCTGGTCAGTGAGAGCCTCGTGGCGGCCGACAGCTGGGGTCACCCCTCGCACGGCATGCTGCGGCTCGAGTGGTACGTCGCGCGCCTTCGCTCGGGCGCGATGTCGGCCGTGACCGAGGTCGCGACGCTCGTCGACTCGGGCGCGATAGCCGTCGTGGACGGGCAAGACGGCATCGGCCAGGTCATCACGAACACGGCGTGCGAAAGCGCGGTCGCGCGCGCGTCCGCGCACGGCATCGGAGCGGTAGCCGTGCGCAACAGCAACCACTTCGGCACCGCCGCCTACTGGACGCGGCGGATGGCGGAGGCCGGCTTCATCGGCATCCTCACGACCAACGGGAGTCCCGCGATGGCGCCGTGGGGCGGGAAGGAGAAGACCGTCGGCGCGAACCCGTGGTCGATCGCGACGCCGGGCGGGGAGAACGGCCCGCTCGTTCTCGACATCGCGAACACGAGCGTCGCCCGCGGGAAGATCTACGCGGCCAAGCAGCGCGGTGAGGACATCCCCGCCGACTGGGCGATCGACGCTCAGGGTCGCCCGACGACGGACGCGCAGGCGGCGATCGAGGGAATCCTCGCCCCCGTCGGCGGTCACAAGGGCTACGGGATCTCGTTCATGATGGATGTGCTCTCGGGCGTGCTCACGGGAAGCCGCTTCTCGACGGGCGTCGTCGGCCCGTACGTGCCCGACGAGCGCAGCGGCTGCGGGCACCTCGTCATCGCCCTCGACGTGTCGGCGTTCATGGGCCTCGACGAGTTCCGCGCGCGGGTGGCCGAGCTGATCGCCCAGACGAAGAGCGTGCCTCGTGCGGCCGGCGTGGCGGAGATCTTCGTGCCGGGCGAGATCGAGGCGCGTGCCGAAGAGCGCAGCAGAACAGTCGGGGTGACGCTTCCGCAGAAGACAGCGGACGATCTCGCGCGTCTCGCGCGAGAGTGCGGAGTGACCGCGCCGTGGGAGAGGGAGGCGCAGACGGCATGCTGA
- a CDS encoding putative quinol monooxygenase, giving the protein MLTVFVTMDVHPERVDEFLAGLLANAEATRSEPGCLRFEIHRSVESPERFMLYEIYRDDDAFYHEHRGAPHYPAWREVVERCVVPGSSSNTYARPVNPEVMPA; this is encoded by the coding sequence ATGCTGACCGTTTTCGTGACGATGGACGTGCACCCCGAGCGCGTCGACGAGTTCCTGGCGGGGCTGCTCGCCAACGCCGAGGCGACGCGATCAGAACCCGGCTGCCTGCGGTTCGAGATCCATCGCTCCGTCGAGTCGCCGGAGCGGTTCATGCTCTACGAGATCTACCGCGACGACGACGCGTTCTATCACGAGCACCGCGGCGCGCCGCACTACCCCGCGTGGCGCGAGGTGGTCGAGCGCTGCGTCGTTCCCGGCAGCAGCTCCAACACGTACGCCCGGCCGGTGAATCCGGAGGTCATGCCCGCATGA